A stretch of the Lactuca sativa cultivar Salinas chromosome 9, Lsat_Salinas_v11, whole genome shotgun sequence genome encodes the following:
- the LOC111919523 gene encoding light-harvesting complex-like protein OHP2, chloroplastic isoform X2, with product MSVASIQCIRISNSSSNAHTFRFSTTKPTIVTIRSAQADGPLRRPSIATPPVRPSIPPSPSPNPPPPPSAPAKSLAEAAAVGQNVITMEFQRQRAKELQEYFKQKKLEEANQGPFFGFIAKNEISNGRWAMFGFAVGMLTEYATGSDFVDQFGP from the exons ATGTCGGTAGCTTCAATCCAATGCATCAGAATATCAAATTCGTCATCAAACGCACATACTTTTAGATTCTCTACAACCAAGCCTACAATAGTTACTATACGCAGCGCTCAAGCCGATGGCCCTTTGCGAAGACCTTCCATTGCTACTCCGCCTGTAAGACCTTCCATTCCTCCGTCTCCATCTCCGAATCCACCACCGCCTCCTTCAGCTCCGGCGAAGTCTTTGGCGGAAGCAGCGGCGGTTGGTCAGAATGTAATAACGATGGAGTTCCAGAGGCAGAGGGCGAAAGAGCTTCAGGAGTATTTTAAGCAGAAGAAGCTTGAAGAGGCTAATCAAGGGCCTTTCTTCGGTTTTATTGCCAAAAATGAAATTTCAAATGGCAG ATGGGCAATGTTTGGATTTGCTGTGGGGATGTTAACGGAATATGCAACTGGATCGGACTTTGTTGATCAA TTCGGACCATAA
- the LOC111919523 gene encoding light-harvesting complex-like protein OHP2, chloroplastic isoform X1, whose translation MSVASIQCIRISNSSSNAHTFRFSTTKPTIVTIRSAQADGPLRRPSIATPPVRPSIPPSPSPNPPPPPSAPAKSLAEAAAVGQNVITMEFQRQRAKELQEYFKQKKLEEANQGPFFGFIAKNEISNGRWAMFGFAVGMLTEYATGSDFVDQVKILLSNFGIVDLE comes from the exons ATGTCGGTAGCTTCAATCCAATGCATCAGAATATCAAATTCGTCATCAAACGCACATACTTTTAGATTCTCTACAACCAAGCCTACAATAGTTACTATACGCAGCGCTCAAGCCGATGGCCCTTTGCGAAGACCTTCCATTGCTACTCCGCCTGTAAGACCTTCCATTCCTCCGTCTCCATCTCCGAATCCACCACCGCCTCCTTCAGCTCCGGCGAAGTCTTTGGCGGAAGCAGCGGCGGTTGGTCAGAATGTAATAACGATGGAGTTCCAGAGGCAGAGGGCGAAAGAGCTTCAGGAGTATTTTAAGCAGAAGAAGCTTGAAGAGGCTAATCAAGGGCCTTTCTTCGGTTTTATTGCCAAAAATGAAATTTCAAATGGCAG ATGGGCAATGTTTGGATTTGCTGTGGGGATGTTAACGGAATATGCAACTGGATCGGACTTTGTTGATCAAGTAAAGATACTACTCTCCAACTTTGGCATTGTAGATTTGGaataa
- the LOC111919500 gene encoding uncharacterized protein LOC111919500 produces EFPPLNHYQLVDIKPDPDLQLASTKSHLVHGCTSFICFGRAATGLESSPSHLKLDPSLHPQPQPQPQPQDDLKHSPDSEKVTKTCTSDLDLDNFENKNGDALKSSLKRPKTSVIASVDVNGGECKNECGDTETRKVQWTDVFGGELFEIREFEPSEHDGSDDESNWNEGTCTCMIM; encoded by the exons GAGTTTCCCCCATTGAATCACTACCAGTTGGTGGACATAAAACCAGACCCTGACCTCCAACTGGCTTCAACAAAGAGCCATCTTGTCCATGGCTGCACCTCCTTTATTTGCTTTGGTCGTGCAGCCACAGGACTTGAGAGTAGTCCATCTCACCTGAAACTAGACCCTTCCCTCCACCCGcaaccacaaccacaaccacaaccacaGGATGATCTTAAACATTCTCCTGATTCTGAAAAGGTCACCAAAACTTGTACCTctgatcttgatcttgataattttgaaaacaaaaatggaGATGCTTTAAAGAGCAGCTTGAAGAGACCAAAAACAAGTGTTATTGCTTCTGTTGATGTTAATGGGGGCGAATGCAAAAACGAGTGTGGTGATACAGAAACAAGAAAAGTGCAATGGACAGATGTGTTTGGGGGAGAGCTATTTGAAATTCGTGAATTTGAGCCAAG TGAACACGATGGCTCAGATGATGAATCTAACTGGAATGAAGGAACATGCACGTGCATGATAATGTAA
- the LOC111919524 gene encoding uncharacterized protein LOC111919524, with protein sequence MAKKRKSLATSLDEVDRTMYSTFCSAANSLSQLYSQALSHQKLSFLSGERHGLEKLYQWISKQHGEGLRVTSDDILAYIQAELESYVEEPSMTPRTLQTQQQQHTQPQAAASNPFTNSNSGSSSEQQCQQQQQQPRSYIFSNALSSPVRRSLQNYHISQEGYAKNTNNEHHNPSSSMDMHPDSSTQ encoded by the exons ATGGCAAAGAAGAGAAAATCTCTTGCGACGAGTCTAGACGAAGTCGATCGGACGATGTACTCGACGTTTTGCAGTGCCGCTAACTCTCTTTCTCAGCTTTACTCTCAGGCCCTTAGCCACCAGAAGCTTTCTTTCCTATCTGGCGAACGTCATGGATTG GAAAAGCTGTATCAATGGATTTCCAAGCAACATGGGGAAGGATTGAGAGTGACCTCTGATGACATACTAGCCTATATCCAG GCTGAGCTGGAATCATATGTGGAAGAGCCATCAATGACTCCAAGAACCTTAcaaacacaacaacaacaacacacaCAACCACAAGCAGCAGCTTCAAACCCATTTACAAATTCAAATTCTGGGTCATCTAGTGAGCAACagtgccaacaacaacaacaacaaccaagaAGCTACATATTCTCAAATGCTCTCTCAAGCCCTGTTCGTCGCAGCCTTCAAAACTACCACATCTCTCAGGAAGGATACGCCAAGAATACCAACAACGAACATCACAATCCTTCTTCTTCAATGGACATGCATCCAGACTCTTCTACtcaataa